The sequence TCTCCTTCATATTCGACCAATTAGTGAACTTATCTCTCTCTTCTTGTGAACGAAACCAGTTTAATGCCGGACCATCAAAACTAATTGTAGATACTAACATTTTCTCAGAATCAGTTAGcttatgaatttgaaaatacCTCTCTGCTCTGAAAAGCCAAGAGTCCGGATCTTCTCCCGTAAAAACCGGCATCTCAATCTTCTTAAATTTGTTTCGATCAGCCGCGCCGTCGTCACCGTCGATCCTTCGATCGTTTCTGTCTGCTCCGAAATTTCGGCCCGAGTCAATCGCTTTACTGGATGATGCGTCGTCTTCCTTTCCTTTCATCTTCTCAAACTCTTTCGCGGCGGATTCCGTCTCCAAACGGCTCATCGTCGATCTCTCTTTCGTATTGGACTCAACAATCGTAAACAACAATTGCTGTTGCTTTTCCGACTGCAACCTCATTAATTCCAGACTTTTCGCAATTTCGCTCAAGCTCATTTCGATCGCCGGCACCTTGCTCAATTCCTTCTTCATACCGGCAATTTCTTGATCTATGCATTCCAATCGCTCCTCAATCCGCGTCTGTACCATATTCCTTCTGTTTTTCGGAtctttggctctgataccaaaatgttggaactccaaACAATTCTGgtatttctttctttattgaatTTACTTTCTATCAATCACAAGAATGTAGGAATGACAATCTAGGGTTACAAGAACAATTCAATTCTTCTCTCAACCAGAAGAATTCTGAATGAACTAACAACTACACAAAACAGAACATGTTTTCCCACCAAAAGACAACTGTCTTTTAAACAGAATTCTCACTCAAGGACAGCTGTCACTCCACTAACTTTCCCACCACTAACCTATTTAAATCTCACGTGCTAAAATTCTTTTTCATTCTACTTCTTCCTTCTACTGTACACATGTTTAATAAGAGGTCTAACACAAAGCTAAATGAATATAACGATATTGTCCGAAGTGGAAAAAAGGTTGTCTTCGTACATCTGTACATATCTGCAAGTTAAATTGTATATTTGGAACTATTGAGCTTTTAAAATTTCTACGCTGTCTATGAGGCGTTATTGAAATGGATATAGTTATAATCAAATGAGTGACGTTGATAAAGGTACCAGTTAGATAAGAGATAGAAGTATTTGGGAGTTTTCCCTATGATCTGTTAATACACTGTTTGCCAAGTCTTATTTGCTTTTCTTTAATTGGAAATTTGGAAATATGCAGCGAGAATTCTGATTTTAGCTTCTTATATTCTCATCATGAAAATGCTAGACAAATATTTTTACTAAGTAGTTCAAAATTCGATGCAATGTTCGGTTGCAGGTGGGCCAGGAAACATTAAGAACCCTGCGTCCTCGTCCTCGTCCTCTAGTGGATCCAGGTGGAAATCTCTAATGAATTCCATTGCTAAACAGGTTTCTCAGGTTTGTTGAATTTCTGCGCTTGAGAGTTAAGTAGAAGTGTATCTTGAAACTAAAAAAGCCATTGTTAGATGTCTAGTACTTCTCTCATTTCGTTCATGAAATTATAGGTGCCGATCTCCTTGGTAATAAAGATTGGATCTCTTCGGGGGACACTTCGGTTACATATAAAGCCGCCTCCTTCTGATCAACTATGGTACAGTTTTACATCCATGCCTTATTTGGAGTTGCGCTTGGCTTCATCTTTCGGTGACCATAAGATAACTAGTGCGCATGTTGCTCAGTTTTTGAACAATCGAATTAAGGTATGGAGATGTGTTTAATAATTCATaacatgtttgcttttcgtttaaatatatatatatacattgtTTATGTTAAATGATTAAGATATTATTTGTTCATTCTCGTTTTATTTTTCACTTAGAAAATGTTGGTTCAGGTAAATGTTTGAATGAAAGTATCaagatatttttgtttttgtatgaAAAAGGAGGAAGATTATCTTGGAAATTTATAACTTAGTAACTGAAAAGTTGAACTCATGTTTGATGATATCTTTTCTACATCACATATTTTAGCAATGTTGCTGTCCAACTGCTGATACTGCCATTGTTATCAAATATACAGGCAGTGATAAGGGATACTTTAGTGCTCCCCAACAGTGAAAGTATTTACATCCCATTTATGATGGCAGAGAAGGATGACTGGGTTCCAAGGGATATTGCACCATTTATGTGGCTTAACCAAGGAGCTTCTGACAATAAAGCTTCATGTGAAAATCAAAGCTCCCATCCTGTTGAGGCCAAAAATAGATCTGAAGCCGCTAAAACCACCTCCACGGACCAACAGGGCATTGAGCACAAAAGACCTAAGAACGTTGAATCTTCTCAACCACACTCTGACTTGTCCAATGCATCAAAGCCTTCATCAAGTACTACTAATCCAGCTCGAGCTACAAAAAAGACATTGGAcgaaaatgaaatgaaaatccCTTTATTAGAAAATGACCAAGCAGTTGAAAATTTCCAGCAACGTAGTAGAGAGTATGCCCAAGAAAATCATTCACCATCTAGGTCTATAAGCAGCTTATCATCTGGGCAGGAAAATTATAACgctgaagaagatgaaaagccAAAAAGAATAGGAAGAAGAGCTAGAATGTTAGAGATAGGGAAGAAGATGGGGGAGAAACTAGAAGAAAAGAGACGTAACATTGAAGAAAAGAGTAGGAATATTGTTGAGAAAATGCGAGGACCATAGGCATAAATATTACGAAACATCGATATTTGAAGATGGGCAATAGAAAATGTGAATGTGATTCAGAGTGCAAATGACGTTTCGTCTCTTTCAAACCCACAAATACTGAAGCAACTGGAGTACAAATTTTgcaatcatttttttctttctcaataCTAGAGTTTGATTCAGGTGGAGCTGAGGCAATTCAAATTGTATTGGTCCAGTCTTGAGTATAGGAAATCCTAGATGTGATTTTTGTTTTTACGAGTTAGATCGACATTTTTCTCTGTATAGATACATTACAGCCTAGTCCTCATTAGCCATAAGGTAAATCGAATAACTGGAGTTTATCAACACGTAAAGTAATTTCTCTGTATTCATTAAGATATATACACACTGTTCGAATACTAACGAACATACCTTCACAACTAGGTATGCACTAATTTCACGAAGATGTTTCAAAATCTTCTTGGAATGTTAATTTAATATTGAGATTGTTACAGCTATGGTTGTACTATTTACTCTTTGTTTTGACGAACCTTCAGTTTCCTAGAAACTAGGATCATATGAAAATCCTCAGTTTCTTAACTACTTGAAAATTCTGAGCAATCTTTAGGCAAGAGCCGACACATTGTATAAATATCGAAGCTTTTCGAAGCTGCCACTGTTTGAACTtatttgttcccttcatttccTAGCCACCCCTTGTCATTTTCCACCAATTCACAAAGTTTTTTGAAGATTAGCACGTTTTACTGGTAAATATCAAAGGACCAAAAATGGAGTTCTTCAATTATGATATGGATAGGGCCATTGATTCAAAGCTGGCTGCATCCTGGTTGTTTGACCAAACCTTTATCATCAATCAAACTTCTCACTTTAGCTGCTTCTTTCCACTTACCCATAGATGTATATAAATTAGCCATCAAAACATGATTTACTGGGTTTCTAGGATTTGAACTTAATAGACATCTATTTGCAACTTCTCCAAGTTCAACGTCACAATAAGTTCTGCAAGCACTGAGGAAAGGAGCCCAAGCTTGAGATTGAAATTGGGTAGGCATCTCTTGAATTGTATTCAAAGCTAATTCTAGATGACCAGCTCGGCTTAGAATATCTACCAAACAAGTGTAATGTACCATGTTAGGTACTATTCCATAATCCAACTGCATGTTCTTGAAATGCTCTAGTCCATCTTCCACTAGACCTGAATGACTGCAAGCCAATAAAATGCTTGCATAAACAGAACCATCCGGTTTTATTCCTGATCTTTGCATCTCGTGAAACAGATTCATTGTCTTTTCCCCCATCCCATGCATGGCGTAACCGTTCATCATGGAACTCCAAGCTGCCAAGTCTCTATGTATCATACTACTAAAAACTTTTTCTGCCTTCTCAAAGCTTCCAAATTTGCAATACAAATGTATCAACGAGGTCGAAACTTGATAATCGGATGCTAAACCGTCCTGCTGTATGAATGCCTCAATCTCCCTAAGCATGCTCAATGATCCTAAATCAGCACAAGCAGAGATAGCAGTAGCTAGCATTGCTCCATTTGGTCTAACATTATTTTGTGTTGCCATTGTAAATAGACTTAATGCTTCTCTGGGATACCCAGCATTGGCATATCCACTTATCATTGATGTCCATGAATAGATGCTTTTTTCAGATAACAAATCAAATACTGCTCGAGCAGACAAGAGGTCTCCACATTTTGAATACATGCTAATGAGCAAACAACCAATAGGATCCTCGTACTTGAGGGCAGTTTTCAAGAGGAGGGAATGAAGTGAAGAACCTAAAGACAAATTTCCTAGTtgtatacaagaggagattatgTCTACAAAAACAAATTTATCCAATACAACATTATTTTGCCTCATTTGACTAAAGGTTTCGAATACTTTGGCAACAGCCCCAGCTTTCAAGTAACCACCAAGCATTATTGTCCAAGAAATTACTGTCTTCTCGCTGATGGCATAAAAAACAGAGCAAGCAGAATCAATTTGACCGAAGTTAACATACATTTGCACAAGAGAATTTTGAACAGGCGTATCATCATGAAATTGAAACTTGGTCATGAAACCGTGCAGCAAACGCCCCTGAAAAAGAGATCCATGAGTTGGGTCAGCAAAACCTGACAATAAGCTTACAAAAGTTGAGGAATTTGGCTCAAATCCACCCCCCAACATCTCTCTGAATAGCTTTAAAGCTTCATTAACCCGAAAACCACGAGAATAAGCGGCAATCATAGAATTCCAAAAAATGACACTTCTAGTAGACGTTTCGTCGAACACTTGGCGTGAAGCACGCAAGTCAGAAATTTTGGAGTACATGTCGACAAGCGAGGTTTGAACAAATACGTCTGATTCAAACCCTACATGGATGAGGTGGGCGTGGAGCATTGTGCCATAACCGATCGAAGCAAGATTGGCGCAAGCCTTGAGGAGGAGAGGAAAGGTGAAATTGTTGCCATGGATTCCAGACTGGCGCATAAACGAGTAGGTTTCAAGAGTTTGGGCGAAGAACCCGCCATTGACAGAGCTTCTAATCGTCAAGTTCCATAGATAAAGAGGCTTCTTGGTAATCAaggtggaagatgaagagaACCTATGAATCTGCATTTGTTTATCTATTAATTTCACCGCTCTTCCATTGCATTGGGAAAGAACCGACAGACGATCGTGTAACAATAACTTTTTTTTCAATCTACATTGGGTTAAGAACATCGCTTTAATTTCAAAAcaattttatcttattttaatttagttaaagtttcaaattttgattttttattaaatattcttttaattcaatttggtttgttggatgatttttcaaatttaaattcaaagagattttctaaaataacaaaataaattaaaatatttaataactataacgaaatttttgaattttaataaaaacatataaacTTATATCATTGATCAAATGTTTGATtttatcaattaattaatttaaaaataatattttcaagtataaagtgaatcaaaatatttaattttctaaaattttagaatagaagaaagaaactaaatttatatttaataaaaacaagaaattatttt comes from Cucumis melo cultivar AY chromosome 12, USDA_Cmelo_AY_1.0, whole genome shotgun sequence and encodes:
- the LOC103488899 gene encoding pentatricopeptide repeat-containing protein At5g16860-like, which produces MQIHRFSSSSTLITKKPLYLWNLTIRSSVNGGFFAQTLETYSFMRQSGIHGNNFTFPLLLKACANLASIGYGTMLHAHLIHVGFESDVFVQTSLVDMYSKISDLRASRQVFDETSTRSVIFWNSMIAAYSRGFRVNEALKLFREMLGGGFEPNSSTFVSLLSGFADPTHGSLFQGRLLHGFMTKFQFHDDTPVQNSLVQMYVNFGQIDSACSVFYAISEKTVISWTIMLGGYLKAGAVAKVFETFSQMRQNNVVLDKFVFVDIISSCIQLGNLSLGSSLHSLLLKTALKYEDPIGCLLISMYSKCGDLLSARAVFDLLSEKSIYSWTSMISGYANAGYPREALSLFTMATQNNVRPNGAMLATAISACADLGSLSMLREIEAFIQQDGLASDYQVSTSLIHLYCKFGSFEKAEKVFSSMIHRDLAAWSSMMNGYAMHGMGEKTMNLFHEMQRSGIKPDGSVYASILLACSHSGLVEDGLEHFKNMQLDYGIVPNMVHYTCLVDILSRAGHLELALNTIQEMPTQFQSQAWAPFLSACRTYCDVELGEVANRCLLSSNPRNPVNHVLMANLYTSMGKWKEAAKVRSLIDDKGLVKQPGCSQL